One window from the genome of Nicotiana tomentosiformis chromosome 5, ASM39032v3, whole genome shotgun sequence encodes:
- the LOC104110192 gene encoding uncharacterized protein translates to MSTKITCSNPFYNLSYNQSISQKSHFSYSRPVLCRKSHLKKINKPLNFVNSNAKNEILTVKCNSANSTGSDAPPPGKSPFFGWKWLLGFLLPIILPSFRNKVSPLQLLKNNVKQAVETVENMSEIVEEVAEKVDKIAEEIEEKLPGDSKLKQSLDSIENLAEGAVKYANQAQDVIQKIKDMDKEMDTLIHTNNANQVEKVSQELSAKKN, encoded by the exons ATGTCCACCAAAATTACTTGTTCAAATCCATTTTACAATCTTTCATACAATCAAAGTATTTcccaaaaatcccatttttcatATTCAAGGCCGGTGCTATGTAGAAAATCCCATCTAAAGAAGATCAACAAGCCTCTCAATTTCGTCAATTCCAATGCAAAAAATGAAATACTCAC TGTGAAGTGCAACTCAGCCAACAGTACTGGATCAGATGCTCCACCTCCTGGCAAATCTCCATTCTTTGGATG GAAATGGTTGTTGGGATTTCTTCTACCTATAATACTACCTTCATTTAGGAACAAAGTCAGTCCTCTACAACTACTCAAAA ATAATGTGAAACAAGCAGTAGAAACAGTGGAAAATATGAGTGAGATAGTAGAAGAAGTTGCTGAGAAAGTAGATAAAATTGCTGAAGAGATTGAAGAGAAACTTCCAGGGGATTCAAAGCTTAAACAAAGTCTTGATTCAATAGAAAATTTAGCTGAAGGGGCAGTCAAATATGCCAATCAAGCTCAAGATGTCATTCAAAAg ATTAAGGATATGGACAAAGAGATGGATACACTAATTCACACTAACAATGCAAATCAGGTTGAGAAGGTCAGCCAAGAATTAAGCGCCAAGAAAAATTAG